From a region of the Motacilla alba alba isolate MOTALB_02 chromosome 25, Motacilla_alba_V1.0_pri, whole genome shotgun sequence genome:
- the PMVK gene encoding phosphomevalonate kinase: MAAPRTVLLLSGKRKSGKDFVAEELRSRLGPDVCTILRLSGPLKEQYAKEHGLDFERLLDASAYKESFRQDMIRWGEEKRRADPGFFCRAAVEGAGCRVWVSSEGTQGYVGAEWFRAAYGDAVQTVRVVASEETRKRRNWVFVTGVDDAESECGLDQGVAFDWVITNDGDEVALGEQLEMLVQSLHRSL; encoded by the exons ATGGCGGCGCCACGCacggtgctgctgctgagcggGAAGAGGAAATCCGGGAAGGATTTCGTGGCCGAGGAGCTGCGGAGCCG GCTGGGCCCTGATGTCTGCACCATTCTGCGCCTCTCCGGGCCCCTCAAGGAGCAGTACGCCAAG GAGCACGGGCTCGACTTTGAGCGACTCCTGGATGCCAGCGCCTACAAGGAGAGCTTCCGCCAGGACATGATCCGCTGGGGCGAGGAGAAGCGCCGCGCCGACCCCGGCTTCTTCTGCCGGGCAGCCGTGGAGGGG GCTGGGTGCAGGGTGTGGGTGAGCTCTGAGGGGACACAG GGGTACGTGGGTGCTGAGTGGTTCCGGGCTGCCTACGGGGACGCGGTGCAGACCGTGAGGGTGGTGGCTTCTGAGGAGACAAGGAAGAGGAGGAACTGGGTCTTTGTCACTG GGGTGGACGACGCCGAGTCTGAGTGCGGCCTGGACCAGGGAGTGGCCTTTGACTGGGTGATCACCAATGACGGGGATGAGGTGGCCCTGGGCGagcagctggagatgctggtGCAGTCTCTCCACAGGAGCCTATAG
- the PYGO2 gene encoding pygopus homolog 2 isoform X2, with the protein MKSPEKKRRKSNTQGPAYSHLSEFAPPPTPMVDHLVASNPFEDDFGAPKVGAAPAPFLGSPVPFGGFRMQGGMSPQVPPGYGGGPQPLRRQPPPFAPGQMGPAFSMPPQNPNYVQPGGLSFAGQPFSQPLGQNFSPPMGQLMQGPVAGFGPMMSPTMGQPPRGDMGPGPALNPPGGPAVAQRFSQPSNLFGQSPMQRPGQNMPPLPPTASPFPGADPGFPASSEEGGKNPPPSTFAQEQHSGSPAAVNGAQPAFAPGSAGRSAGTPETNSLPLPPPGKAGGASGHQPPPGLVYPCGACRNEVNDDQDAILCEASCQKWFHRECTGMTENAYGLLTTEASAVWACDFCLKTKEIQSVYIREGMGQLVTANDG; encoded by the exons ATGAAGAGCCCCGAGAAGAAGCGGCGCAAGTCCAACACGCAG GGCCCTGCCTATTCGCACCTCTCGGAGTTCGCCCCGCCGCCCACTCCCATGGTGGATCACCTGGTGGCTTCCAACCCCTTCGAGGATGATTTCGGGGCCCCCAAGGTGGGGGCGGCGCCCGcccctttcctgggcagccccgTCCCCTTCGGCGGTTTCCGCATGCAGGGCGGGATGTCGCCGCAGGTGCCCCCTGGTTACGGCGGGGGTCCCCAGCCGCTGCGGCGGCAGCCGCCCCCGTTCGCCCCCGGGCAGATGGGCCCGGCCTTTAGCATGCCCCCCCAGAATCCCAACTACGTGCAGCCGGGGGGCTTGAGCTTCGCCGGGCAGCCCTTCAGCCAGCCCCTCGGACAGAACTTCAGCCCCCCCATGGGGCAGCTCATGCAGGGGCCCGTGGCGGGCTTCGGGCCCATGATGTCCCCCACTATGGGGCAGCCCCCCCGGGGGGACATGGGACCGGGGCCAGCCCTCAACCCGCCCGGGGGCCCAGCCGTGGCTCAGCGCTTCAGCCAGCCCAGCAACCTCTTTGGACAGTCGCCCATGCAGCGCCCCGGGCAGAACATGCCCCCCTTGCCTCCCACGGCCAGTCCCTTCCCCGGGGCGGATCCCGGCTTCCCCGCCAGCAGCGAGGAGGGGGGCAAGAACCCTCCCCCCAGCACCTTCGCCCAGGAGCAGCACTCGGGCTCCCCCGCCGCCGTTAACGGGGCGCAGCCCGCCTTCgcccccggcagcgccggccgcAGCGCCGGCACCCCCGAGACCAACAGCCTCCCCCTGCCGCCCCCCGGCAAGGCCGGCGGCGCCTCGGGCCACCAGCCGCCCCCGGGGCTCGTGTACCCCTGCGGCGCCTGCCGCAACGAGGTGAACGACGACCAGGACGCCATCCTGTGCGAGGCCTCGTGCCAGAAGTGGTTCCACCGGGAGTGCACGGGCATGACCGAGAACGCCTACGGGCTGCTCACCACCGAGGCCTCCGCCGTCTGGGCCTGCGACTTCTGCCTCAAGACGAAGGAGATCCAGTCGGTCTACATCCGGGAGGGCATGGGACAGCTGGTGACCGCCAACGACGGCTGA
- the PYGO2 gene encoding pygopus homolog 2 isoform X1, whose product MAAPHAEKLEGAVPAPPAPPGPPHPAGSAAAGGPGRKQGKAGLQMKSPEKKRRKSNTQGPAYSHLSEFAPPPTPMVDHLVASNPFEDDFGAPKVGAAPAPFLGSPVPFGGFRMQGGMSPQVPPGYGGGPQPLRRQPPPFAPGQMGPAFSMPPQNPNYVQPGGLSFAGQPFSQPLGQNFSPPMGQLMQGPVAGFGPMMSPTMGQPPRGDMGPGPALNPPGGPAVAQRFSQPSNLFGQSPMQRPGQNMPPLPPTASPFPGADPGFPASSEEGGKNPPPSTFAQEQHSGSPAAVNGAQPAFAPGSAGRSAGTPETNSLPLPPPGKAGGASGHQPPPGLVYPCGACRNEVNDDQDAILCEASCQKWFHRECTGMTENAYGLLTTEASAVWACDFCLKTKEIQSVYIREGMGQLVTANDG is encoded by the exons ATGGCGGCCCCGCACGCAGAGAAGCTGGAGGGAGcggtcccggccccgccggccccgccggggcCCCCGCAccccgcgggcagcgccgccgccggcgGGCCCGGCCGGAAGCAGGGCAAGGCAG GGCTGCAGATGAAGAGCCCCGAGAAGAAGCGGCGCAAGTCCAACACGCAG GGCCCTGCCTATTCGCACCTCTCGGAGTTCGCCCCGCCGCCCACTCCCATGGTGGATCACCTGGTGGCTTCCAACCCCTTCGAGGATGATTTCGGGGCCCCCAAGGTGGGGGCGGCGCCCGcccctttcctgggcagccccgTCCCCTTCGGCGGTTTCCGCATGCAGGGCGGGATGTCGCCGCAGGTGCCCCCTGGTTACGGCGGGGGTCCCCAGCCGCTGCGGCGGCAGCCGCCCCCGTTCGCCCCCGGGCAGATGGGCCCGGCCTTTAGCATGCCCCCCCAGAATCCCAACTACGTGCAGCCGGGGGGCTTGAGCTTCGCCGGGCAGCCCTTCAGCCAGCCCCTCGGACAGAACTTCAGCCCCCCCATGGGGCAGCTCATGCAGGGGCCCGTGGCGGGCTTCGGGCCCATGATGTCCCCCACTATGGGGCAGCCCCCCCGGGGGGACATGGGACCGGGGCCAGCCCTCAACCCGCCCGGGGGCCCAGCCGTGGCTCAGCGCTTCAGCCAGCCCAGCAACCTCTTTGGACAGTCGCCCATGCAGCGCCCCGGGCAGAACATGCCCCCCTTGCCTCCCACGGCCAGTCCCTTCCCCGGGGCGGATCCCGGCTTCCCCGCCAGCAGCGAGGAGGGGGGCAAGAACCCTCCCCCCAGCACCTTCGCCCAGGAGCAGCACTCGGGCTCCCCCGCCGCCGTTAACGGGGCGCAGCCCGCCTTCgcccccggcagcgccggccgcAGCGCCGGCACCCCCGAGACCAACAGCCTCCCCCTGCCGCCCCCCGGCAAGGCCGGCGGCGCCTCGGGCCACCAGCCGCCCCCGGGGCTCGTGTACCCCTGCGGCGCCTGCCGCAACGAGGTGAACGACGACCAGGACGCCATCCTGTGCGAGGCCTCGTGCCAGAAGTGGTTCCACCGGGAGTGCACGGGCATGACCGAGAACGCCTACGGGCTGCTCACCACCGAGGCCTCCGCCGTCTGGGCCTGCGACTTCTGCCTCAAGACGAAGGAGATCCAGTCGGTCTACATCCGGGAGGGCATGGGACAGCTGGTGACCGCCAACGACGGCTGA
- the PBXIP1 gene encoding pre-B-cell leukemia transcription factor-interacting protein 1: MAEKSDPRDSESGWVLAGSEGLPIDTVGPEQDSASPGSDNEEPEEEEEDEGTQDTATAVTANGATAFPSQTLCPEGSGQGDPECEDSKALAGPALEGSAEPSVLEGDEQEELNAEAEPQPCPDTSQAGPTTEDTSCSSSDNNMEGLRWRPGHKPHPGPATVTRGTPDPGDDGLGMSTYLLGALALVAVGLLIITGGIYDVADGPVESEGSWDLAAGEQESLLSNDSQQKPPLPDDGGPQNVQSMSQLLDKLAKENQEIRLMQAELQAHKEDLQALLRKSEGEAAAAGAQQQSLAAENARLRAALEREVTALREARAELRRLQATGAPGSPGEPRAEQPRAAEQPRAAGVPGHGKAAARRRGSLDSLRQELADALDRVRGSGDLQGLVEELSTLEQHLAQVLEADGSGSFSTPWKKPSKVEKEGRWHKQHGTRGSPHEQERREQGKPHKKDSRAPREHKPGKAWGKPSHSHPRHDSRELPRLKRYRAPQGCSGVTDCAHKEGQEVLGVALEPVQKVQFLRLLESFMEQLGLGRQFGRLAPQLDGAFRADGVFAHDRLRFVDFVDDVEDLLEDVARQERGDKEAADGFEEYMLRHYRGASGNVWNQRAPRQHGTRG, from the exons ATGGCGGAGAAATCGGATCCCCGAGATTCAGAGAGCGGCTGGGTGCTGGCGGGCAGCGAG GGACTGCCCATTGACACGGTGGGTCCAGAGCAGGACTCGGCCTCCCCTGGGTCTGACAATGAGGaaccagaggaggaggaggaggatgaaggcacccaggacacagccacag ctgTGACCGCCAATGGTgccactgccttccccagccagACCTTGTGCCCCGAGGGCAGCGGGCAGGGG GACCCAGAATGTGAGGACTCCAAGGCATTGGCAGGGCCTGCCCTGGAGGGCTCCGCAGAGCCCAGCGTGTTGGAGGGCgatgagcaggaggagctgaatGCTGAGGCTGAGCCACAACCCTGCCCTGACACCTCCCAAGCAG GGCCAACAACGGAGGACACGTCCTGCTCCAGCAGCGACAATAACATGGAGGGGCTGCGGTGGCGGCCGGGCCACAAGCCTCATCCTGGGCCTGCCACTGTCACGAGGGGGACACCAGACCCTGGTGATGATGGGCTCGGTATGAGCACGTACCTGCTGGGTGCCTTGGCCTTGgttgctgtggggctgctgatCATCACTG gtGGTATCTACGACGTGGCAGATG GCCCTGTGGAGAGCGAGGGGAGCTGGGACttggctgctggggagcaggagtcACTGCTGTCCAAT GACTCGCAGCAGAAGCCCCCTCTGCCAGATGATGGGGGCCCGCAGAACGTGCAGTCCATGAGCCAGCTCCTGGACAAGCTGGCCAAAGAGAACCAGGAGATCCGGCTCATGCAGGCAGAGCTACAG GCCCACAAGGAGGATCTGCAGGCGCTGCTGCGCAAGAGCGAGGGCGAggcggccgcggccggggcgcagcagcagagcctggccgCGGAAAACGCGCGGCTGCGAGCGGCGCTGGAGCGGGAGGTGACGGCGCTGCGGGAGGCCCGGGCTGAGCTGAGGCGCCTGCAGGCCACGGGGGCCCctggcagccccggggagccgAGGGCAGAGCAGCCGCGTGCCGCGGAGCAGCCGCGTGCCGCAGGCGTGCCGGGGCACGGCAAAGCcgcggcgcggcggcgcggCAGCCTGGATTCGCTGCGGCAGGAGCTGGCCGACGCCCTGGACCGCGTGCGGGGCTCTGGGGATCTCCAGGGGCTCGTGGAGGAGCTGAGCAccctggagcagcacctggcccaggtgctggaggcagaCGGGTCGGGCTCCTTCTCCACGCCCTGGAAGAAGCCATCCAAGGTGGAGAAGGAGGGCAGGTGGCACAAGCAGCATGGCACAAGGGGGTCCCCCCAcgagcaggagaggagagagcagggcaAACCCCACAAGAAGGATTCCCGAGCCCCCCGTGAACACAAGCCAGGCAAAGCCTGGGGGAAGCCGTCTCACAGCCACCCCCGGCACGATTCCCGTGAGTTGCCCAGGCTCAAGCGGTACCGGGCGCCACAGGGCTGTTCTGGGGTGACCGACTGTGCCCACAAGGAGGGCCAGGAAGTGCTTGGGGTTGCACTGGAGCCGGTGCAGAAGGTGCAGTTCCTGCGTCTGCTGGAGAGCTTCATGGAGCAGCTGGGCTTGGGGAGACAATTTGGGAGGCTGGCGCCGCAGCTCGATGGGGCCTTCAGGGCTGACGGCGTCTTTGCCCACGATCGCCTGCGGTTCGTCGATTTTGTGGATGACGTGGAGGATCTGCTGGAGGACGTGGCGAGGCAGGAGCGGGGCGACAAGGAGGCGGCCGATGGCTTTGAGGAGTACATGCTGCGGCACTACAGGGG CGCCTCCGGGAACGTGTGGAACCAGAGAGCCCCAAGGCAGCATGGCACGCGTGGGTAG